Genomic segment of Panicum virgatum strain AP13 chromosome 9N, P.virgatum_v5, whole genome shotgun sequence:
TCCTGGAACTTCTCTCGATCCCCAGTCATGTGGTTGCTCGCACTGTTGTCGAGGTACCAGTTGCCGCCGGTGACCAACCTCGCCCCGGCAATGTGCAGCTCAGGGAAGACCTTCTCCTCGGTCAGGAACACGGCCTCCTGCCGTGTCGCGTGCGCTCGCTCGAGCGGCGCCAGCTCCTCCGACACCGCGAGCATAAGCGCTGGCTCTACATCTTCTGCGCGCGCGTGATGTGCCTCTCCCTCCTTGGGCTGCTTGCATTGGTTAGCGTAGTGGCCGTACTTGCCACAGTTAAAGCACTCGATGTGGCTTTTATCACGGGTACCTCCCGAAGCGACACCAGCGCTCTCCTTGCCTGGCGTGtttccgcgcccgccgcggccacgacctctgccgcggccacggccaccccggccgcggccaccgCTCGTCGGCGTCTTGCCTCTCGCCGAGGACTCGCCCGCCTCCTTCTTCTGTTGTGCCTCCCACTCAGCCCGAGTGAGGAGGAGCTGGCCATCTGCCGTTGCGCCGCCGGGTGCGCGACGCGTGCGTTCCTCGAACGCCTTGAGGCGGCCCACCGCCTCCTCGAACGCCAAGGTGTTCAAGTCAAAGAACTGCTCGATGCCGGCGATGACGTTGATGAAGCGATCCGGCACGGTGTCGAACAGCTTCTTCACCAGAGCAGCATCGTTGAGAGTGCCGCCCAGGTTTGCGTACCTGACCGCCATGCCGGTGAGCTTGCCGGCGTACTGGTCCAGGGACTCGTCCTCCTTCATGCGCAGGGCGTCGAAGTCACTCTTCAACGTCTGCAATCGCGCCGCCTTGACGCGATCTGCGCCGACGAACCTTGTCTTGAGGCACTCCCACACTTCCTTTGCCGTCTTCTTGTTCGCCACCTGCATCAAGAGATCTTCTGGGAGTACTTGAAGAAGATGCGCCCTCGCCTTCCTGCACTTCTTCGTGTCAACGGCCGTACCGATAGCCGGCTCCACCGCCTCCCAGACCTCTTGATCTTCCATAATCGCCTGCACCCTGATCACCCAACTGGTGTAGTTCGTCGCCGTCAACTGCGGGTAGACGaacggcccgccgccgctcgcccgcgaTGCCTCGCCTTGAGTGACAATCGACATCGGATTGAAATGAGGGTACTTGGGCATGCAATTTGCGacctagctctgataccagatgttgGTAACTAGCCTGGATCAGCACAATCGCATACACTTTGATATGGTGGAAGAACAGAGCACAAGAACGAGAGAAGTTGTTTCGGAGGACAGAGCTATTTTCTCTGATCGATTGGAGTGTCTCAAAAAACAAATTTACAACTGACGGCTGCTTATACTAGCAGCTCACAAACTCAGATCATGCAAACTCATGATCCGCAAAAGAAGGAAACAAACTCATGCACACCGCATGTTATTTTATCCACGCACTCACGCACGCCCGGCGCTCTCGCCGCGTCCACTTCCTGCATGAGCTCCTGAAGACGCGCTCCTGATGACTCTATCACGCCAACGACTAGAACGCCAACGTGTCACTCCCTGGATTAAGTCCAACAGACGGGGCCCCGGATCGCGGCGAGGCTCCACGACTACGTGGAGGCGGAGGACTGGCCGATATTCATGAACCAGTGCTGCAACGGGCTCCTCCTGCTCGAGGGCTGCGTCGTCAACCCGGCGACACGGCGGTGCGTGCGCCTGCCCCCCTGCCCTCCTGATGCTAGCAGGTTGGATGCCCGCTTCGGCTGGCGCCAGGAGTACCTCGCGTTCGACCCCACGGTGTCGCCGTACTACCAGGTGCTCCTCATCCATGCCTACTTGGATGACAAAGCACTGGAGGGGTCGCAATCGGagtggccgccgtcgccgtacTCCATACCTGTCTACTCGTCGAGGACGGGAGCGTGGGAAGCAAGGCCCTTTGTCCGGGAAGGGGCCGCCGCAGGGaccgtcgccggcgtgcggtcCGCCACGGAGCCTCTATTTCGCCATGCTGTCTGCCGGCACGAAGCGCTGTACCTGCACTGCAAAGGTGATTTTGTTATGCGGTAAGCACACTTGTTTGTTTAATTTGATTGTTTGTTCAGACAAACTATGTGATTTACTGACATTCTCCCAACGACTTCATCTTTGCAGGATAGCCTTGTCAGATAACAAGTACCAAGTGATAAAATTGCCGGCTGGTATTGAGGCGAGCGTGTATGATCAAATGTATCTTGGGAAATCGGAGAAAGGGGTGTACTGCGCAGTAGTTGAGAACCAGGATTACCGGCTTCAGGTTCTGTTTCTCGATGAATCTGGTGGcaggatggaatgggttttCAAGTATGACATCAACCTGGCGCCTTTGGTGGTGCATCTCTCTCGCAACCCCCATAGCAGAATCGACAGACCTTGGACTTTACAGGATAATGGCCAAGGGGTGAAGGTGCAGGAGGAGGATTTGCAATGGGATTCCGATGACGATAATGTTCTTGACATTGAAGACGGGTGAAAAGTACCTCTACGACTATATTGCTTTGTTTGGGTTTCACCCCTTTAAAGAAGTGGTCTTCTTGTTTCTATCAAATGAAAGAGTTTTTGCTTGCCATTTGAAGACCTCAAAGATCCAAGATTTAGGCCAACTGAAAGTACCATATCGTGGTGATGTTATAGATACTGCTTTTGTTTACACACCTTGTCGGATGGGAGACTTGTGTTAATACAACTCTTTCGTGTAGAGTATGTATAGGGTACATTGAGATCAATTGTTATTTCAGTGCTAGGAGTCCTAAGTGTCATTAGATTTGTGTTTAAAAGTACTTTCATATGGCTACAAATTTGTTGCTACAAACATTAAAGTGTATGGGATATACTATAATATTAAGAGCTGAGACAGTATGGAAGATCGTGCCAAGTTTGATAAAGCATTATATTAGACTGCTCGCACTGGTATACTCAAAAGCTTCCTCCAGTAGCTTTTAGAAGAACAAAGCGCTGCAGCGGGACCGCTAACGCGTCCGGTAAAGCGGCGGACGCCGAGCGTATCCGCTATTCTGAGCGGAGTAGAGGACTCCCGCAATCCGGCATGCGGGGCCCGCGCCACGGCTTCCGCGCCATCCCAACCACCTCACGACGCGCCGCTCCGCCTTGCCgtcgcggcaacgccgcgcctcCGCgtgcctccgccccgccgcacccGTGTGCCTCCCTCCGCGCGCCGCTGCGGGTCAGCCGCCATGCGCTGCTGCCCTCCGCCCTGCTGCACCCGCTGCCACGCACGGAGGAGGTGGTGCTTCGGGGCCGCAGGGAAGAGGCGGGGAGGTGGtgctcccatggccgccgccgctgccgcgcgcgggCCCACCCCCGCGGCCCCGCCTGCGCGTCGccccgctgctcctcctccgccgccatggccagcgAGGGCGGCGTGAGGCCGTGCGCCAGGGCGGCGTGCAGCACGTCCACCCgcagctgctcgccgccggcgtcgatgTAGCGCCCGCACACCGAGACGGCGAGCCGCGCGTCGGAGGGGCCGTCGCCGCGGCGCCCAGCGACGCCATGTCAACGACGACGCCGCACCCCTCGCCGAGACCGAGAACGGGGAGGCGTTGGCGCTGGACGCTCGCAGCAGCGCAGCAATGTCGtacgcgcccgccgccgtccgcgccggAGGGCCAGCTCCTCTGTCGGGCCGGGGGAGGATGGAGGAGCAGATCCAGCTCGGCTGTCGCGCGGGCCTCCGCATCCGCCTCGAGGAGGCCATGGACGAGGCGGCTTCTCCgcgcctccacaccgccaccgccgcgcgctccgTCGCGTCCCCGTTGCGTCTCCGCCGTGCCTCCGCCGCCCAGCTCGCCTCGCCACGACGCCGAGCGCGCCCGGccctgctcgccacgccgccgcggccggcgcgagcaGAGGGAGCAGGGGCCATGCCTGAACTGCCCCggcgaggggagggaggaggcggcgccgtcgAGGGGAGGGAGCTCCGGCCGCGGTCGGagagccggggcggcggcgaggagcagagcagggaagagaatgggagggagggcggcggatagagagagggaatAGGGTGTGAGTTTGACATGTTGGCCCCACCATAGATAGTTGGGATAAAGGATGAATATAAAGGATGGATGGTGCGGGAGAAGTTGATATAGAGGATAGAATCATGATGATCAGACAGAAATATTCTTTGTAGATGATGGATTTAAAGGACCATGAGTGTGAACAACCTTAGAGAGCATCATGCGAGATGCACTAAAAAATCTCTCCCTATCCCTTCTCTAATATTTCGAAAGCAAGCGATGATTTTTTAGTCCGTTAGTCGGAATCATAATAGAAACCCGAACAAATCGATCAGAATCCTAATAATCAGACGTGAACAAATCAATCGAAATCCGAACAATCAATATCTCACGCAGTCACGGCACGACCTATGTAAGTGAAAGAGCATAAAGTAAAGTTGGTGGTCTCAGGTAAGTTTGAGTAAAAATTATATTACCTGTAGCAACACATGGATACTATAGTAGTAAAATATAAATCCTAGAACTTctcaaaaaataagaaaaacatCCGGACATCAATCCAGCAGTTCTAATCATATTAGAATCTATCATGCTTTTATAAAAAGAATCATGCCCACTTTTATGTTGGTAAAAAACCGGCTGATTTTGATTTCAATTGATTCAAATCATGTTTATGAGAGAATAAATTAGAATAAGCCGAACAAAAGCATTATGCAAAGAGTCTAAAGCATCCTATATATTATATCTAAAGTACCCCTATATATTACTATAAAagaataatctaaagtaacctctTAATAATCTTCATCTAAATTAGCTTGGGACAGCCCTAGCGTCTGGGAAAATACGCGGGCGAGACTAGACGCCTGGTCGGCCTGCCGTGTGCCTTGGGTGGGCTACGGGCTACGGCCTCGCGTACGCGCTGGACAAAGTGTCCACCGTGTGTTGggcatcttttttatttttatatttttcaaaaatattttttacagaaatatattttcgatttcacaatttacagttttatacccctaccgcccggtaaAGGGGCGGCGGTGaattatatgtaaataaaaataatttttatttgcacggaggcccttggcgggagcctACCGCCCCTTGCCGGACGGCAGGCTCCCCCTCCCCGCAAAATTATATAATCTACTTTGGATTACCAGCTTCTTGATATGGGTCCTTCTTCGTATCCACCACCAACAGGTAGGTATGATGAATATGTATCcaaatatatgacttataaaacgatgattaagatatcttaattgctatTGTATAGGGTCCACACAGGATATCTttgaggcgaacttcgaagattggaatcggttattttctacacctaaccagcaGGTCGATCCTATCTTCCAAACACATGTGGCCACCGGACATTCAGGTAGAGATATAGGACCTCCAAAACGACACAACTGctctacagaccacgtccaGTAGAGACAGACGAGagagacgacgaggaggaggagcaaagGCAGCAGCATCCGGACTAAAAGAGCAAGCAGGTGGTGCGGACTGCGGACCCAGCCTCTCGCCTCCGATCGGTCTCGCTGTCTCGTCGCGCGCACATGGGACGCCTCGAACGTGTCGCGGCCCCCGCGCGAGCCCGGCGCCCCGGGGCcgtgcgcccgccgcgccgccacgcgtccccctccccttccccctcccgTGCGCGTCCAAAGCCGATGAGATGGAAAGCCTGCGCCGCGCACCAGGACCAGGGCCAGGCCAGACCTATCCTATCCGCGCCAGGCTTTCGGGGGGAAGCGACCGCGCGGGGCGGTCGGCGCGGGCGCGCCTACGCACCAGGACCAGGGCCAGGCCAGACCTATCCTATCCGCGCCAGGCTTTCGGGGGGAAGCGACCGCGCGGGGCGGTCGGCGCGGGCGCGCctaggatggattcggatcggatacggatgaaatcggatccggatcggatcggatacggatgaaaTCGGATCCGGATGTCAcattttaccacattttaatccggatacgaatacgaatgcggatctcatcggatacgaatacaaaacggatAGTTCGAATCCGGATACGAATCCGGATACATTCTCGATTTGAAACATAGAGCTATCATGAGTATCAGTTTATTTTGTCAACAATTTTATAGTAgatcaaaatcattatacaagtagggagtaaaggattaggagatagctaataaaaaaagaatataattatctatgcatagcttttatattaattatataatactaattataaatgtaaaataaataaatatttaaatacttaataattaagatatataaaaaagattttatcattaaataaataaataatttgactcgtattaaataattttaatcatgaaataaatatattaaatagttaaagttaatttttatatcattactaattttaataaatatattattagttatctagctttctaaataatttaaatactGTACATCATTAAGTAATAGGTATAGAGATAAGTTTAAGATTGTCTCACTAGCCACTTTTTTTTtgcggatacggacggatacggatgtgatcggatattcttcgaatacgaatatggaatcggatagagaaaagttcttaaaatcgaattcggatgcatccatatgGCATCCATattaaattcgaatacggatacggATATCCATATTTACATTTTAAACGAATACGAATACGGATAATTCGGATGTTCAGACATCCGGATCCAACCTTAGGCGCGCCCCACCCTACGCGCCGCGAGCGGAGTGGATGATGCTCGCTCGATGCCCATGGCCATGGGTGACGCCCCGGCGCGCCGCTGAGCTCGGTTGCACCACCAGCCAGAGCCACAGGACATGCTGTCACGCGGCCGGCGCCGAGGGCTGCGCGGGGCCGGAGGGCCGGGCGCTGGCGCCGGTGGAGGTGCTCTGGCGCCTGCCTGCCCCAACAGCGCGCGCGTACGCTGCATCTGGACCGGGAGTGGAGGGCAACTCGGATGCATATGAGCATATCGCGGGGAAGAAAAGTAAGCGCGGGGCGGGCGCGTCGTGTCGTGGGTGATGGAGGGATAACTGACCCGTCGTACGTGCGACGGCGACGAGTGCACCAGCCAAATGGCCGTGACCCGGgccccggcccggccgcgcTGCTCGAtccattggccggccggccgccgtgctgctcctctctctagcccctccctctgaccctctccctttctctctcccatcAGTCATCACGACATCACCCATGCATGGCGTACGTGACCGAGAGACTACCAGCAGAGCCAGCCGGCCGGACACCTAGCTACAGGCCTACAGGGGCTATACGCGGAGCGAGGCACGTTTTGATTTGGGCGGGTGAACAGCATCCATGCCGTTGCCGCAGCCGCCCGCTCTTTCTATTTCCCGGAAAGAACAAGCGTGGCTACCCTAGGGAGAGGTAGCcctgctgcctgcctgcctctggctggctggtggtAGACGAAGCTGTTGCGTCAGGGCAGGGAGAACTGAACGGCTGGGGGTGGTTGGGGTTGGGCTCCTGTGCTGAGGTTGCATGTGGCGATGCCGTGGCCTCGCCGCAGCTGCTCCGATCCGCCGAGTGGGCGGCCGGCACCTTTCCGTCATCCGGCCGGTAAACTTATGTACTGGTCGACCAGTGGCAGGCTTGACTTTGGGGCCAGTACCTATAGATTTATAGCCATGTTGAACAGGTGCTCCAAAAGTTCGAAACATCCATcccatacatatatatatatatatatgcactcCTTAATAATTTCCATCTCACGGGGCGGGATAAAAAGGATGAAGATATATACTATTGAGTAGATGGAAATGTACCTATTAGATTGTCCAGTGGAGAACAAAATATCTAAGATTCACCCCTGCAAGGCTGCAATGACGTGTATACCTATATATAGGCCTCTTAAACTAGAcaaaaccttcaagtactcCCTGCATACCCAACAGATATATTACTACTACTATTACTGCACATGTACGGAATGAAGTCCATGAGCATTCTTTATTTGCTCTAGTTGAATTAGCAAGTAGCTAGTACTATTGATGAGTCATCGCCTGCATAAAAGACAAGCTTATCGTTGGAATGTGGAATGAATCTCCCTCCGAGCGTGTTCTACCGCACTTGCTTATTTTTGGAACTCACGTCCACAACTGTAACTCCTCGCGCCCCTGTTTAGGCAAGAGGATAAGGCGCAGATACGTGCTGCACGGGCAGCTGATCCAGCCACTCGATCACCCCGTGCATGGAAGAGAAAATGCTGAATGTAGATTGATCACCAGCGTGTAGATTGATCATCAGCAAAACACTCTTTGGCTCTTTGCCTTCAACTCAGGTACAGGACGACGACGCGCACTCGAATTAAAAGAGAGGGCTGGGACgcgccacacacacacacactagtaGCGCAAATCTAGGCATCCTCGCTTTAACACACCAAGGTTAAGGCGCTAATAATAATCAGTCTAAACAAATGGCGCCGTGGTAAGAGTAGCTCTGGACCTGTCCGGCCTGGCCTGACCAGCGCGTACGACTCGCCGGCCCTCCACGTGCGTCCATGATCCAAACCTGCTACCCCTGTAGTCACCAACCTCGCCGGGGCCGGCCAATCGGGCGCCCCGCGGCCGTGGAGACCGGATAAGGATCGTCGCTTTTGTTTAGGGCACGGTAAACCGCATGGTAAGCTACCAACAACTGCATCTTTTACAAACCCCAGCGAGCTTAATGAGCTCTTAAGCATGCGTCCAGTTTTTGACTCGAATGCAGTTTCGCCTCCTTGGCCGGCCCTGCGTGCTGTCCTTTTCTTGCCTGTTGCTCTTTTCATCTGCTGACTATTCTTCCCTGGCCTGGAATCTGCCCGGCATCACGCGAAAATCTAGGTTTTCTTTTCCTGCAGGGGCTTGGTGCTAGTAAACAAAAGTTTGGCAGTAGTAAAAAAAGAGGGGGCTGGAATAAGATGCCAATTGTAGAGCACATCACCCCGggctgagagagagagtgtgtgtgtgattcCCTGTCACATGCCTAGTATTAGCAAGTGAGTCTGAGGCCCCCCTTTGGCACGGCACGGGGGCATGGCGCCTCACGCACCACACCCGCAGCACAATTTGGCAATTGATTAGTCATTCAGTCTGAAAAACCAACCCCCCAAGTGGGCGTTGATTAGTACTACTACGGGAGAGAGCCGGCGCATAAACTAAGGCAGTGCCATCCTTATCTCAGACACCTCCCCGCCCTGTTTCCCCATAAATTGCACACGCACACTAGTACCGGGCAGGAACCTCCGGTTAGTATCGGTCTCCCGCCCGGTACCAGTCCGTCGGTACTAAATGCGccagcatttagtaccggtcggaacaaccggtactaaataaaatatttagtaccggtcgataCTCACCACGTCACGCgtatcctttttttcttttttttcttttctcactttctttccttttctttttgacaCAGCGACTGCCGCCACTGCATTCTCAATCACATCGTGTTCTCACATGAATCACAA
This window contains:
- the LOC120692772 gene encoding uncharacterized protein LOC120692772 translates to MNQCCNGLLLLEGCVVNPATRRCVRLPPCPPDASRLDARFGWRQEYLAFDPTVSPYYQVLLIHAYLDDKALEGSQSEWPPSPYSIPVYSSRTGAWEARPFVREGAAAGTVAGVRSATEPLFRHAVCRHEALYLHCKGDFVMRIALSDNKYQVIKLPAGIEASVYDQMYLGKSEKGVYCAVVENQDYRLQVLFLDESGGRMEWVFKYDINLAPLVVHLSRNPHSRIDRPWTLQDNGQGVKVQEEDLQWDSDDDNVLDIEDG